A stretch of the Malus sylvestris chromosome 10, drMalSylv7.2, whole genome shotgun sequence genome encodes the following:
- the LOC126585900 gene encoding calcium-dependent protein kinase 11-like — protein sequence MKKGLHSQAGKLHTVLPYETPRLRDHYLMGKKLGQGQFGTTYLCTHKPTGAQFACKSIPKRKLLCQEDYDDVWREIQIMHHLSEHPTVVQIKGTYEDSVFVHLVMELCAGGELFDRIVRKGHYSEREAAKLIKTIVGVVEGCHSLGVMHRDLKPENFLFDTPSDDATLKATDFGLSVFYKPGQVFQDVVGSPYYVAPEVLNKIYGPEADVWSAGVILYILLSGVPPFWAETEAGIFRQILHGKIDFESEPWPNISKSAKDLMCKMLERNPKKRISAHEVLCHPWIVDDRVAPDKPLDSAVLSRLKQFSAMNKLKKMALRVIAERLSEEEIGGLKELFKMIDTDNSGTITFEELKEGLKKVGSELMESEIKSLMEAADIDNSGTIDYGEFLAATLHLNKMEREENLIAAFSFFDKDGSGYITVDELQQACKEFGLGDVHLDEIVKEIDEDNDGRIDYGEFAAMMRKGGDGGIGRSRTMRNNLNFNLADAFGIKDQSTSTGQ from the exons ATGAAGAAAGGATTGCATTCCCAAGCGGGGAAGCTCCACACAGTACTGCCGTACGAAACGCCACGACTCAGAGACCATTACCTCATGGGCAAGAAATTGGGCCAAGGCCAATTCGGCACCACCTACCTCTGCACCCACAAGCCCACCGGCGCCCAGTTCGCCTGCAAGTCCATCCCCAAGCGCAAGCTCCTCTGCCAGGAGGACTACGACGACGTCTGGAGGGAGATTCAGATCATGCACCACCTCTCCGAGCACCCCACCGTCGTCCAGATCAAGGGCACCTACGAGGACTCCGTCTTCGTGCACCTCGTCATGGAGCTCTGCGCCGGCGGGGAGCTCTTTGATAGGATCGTCCGCAAGGGGCATTACAGCGAGAGGGAGGCGGCCAAGCTCATCAAGACCATCGTCGGGGTGGTGGAGGGCTGCCACTCCCTCGGCGTCATGCACCGCGATCTCAAGCCCGAGAATTTCTTGTTCGACACGCCTTCCGATGACGCCACGCTCAAAGCCACCGATTTCGGCTTGTCCGTCTTCTACAAGCCAG GACAAGTTTTCCAGGACGTCGTTGGGAGTCCCTATTACGTTGCACCTGAGGTGTTGAACAAGATTTATGGACCTGAAGCGGATGTATGGAGTGCTGGTGTGATACTTTACATTCTTTTAAGCGGGGTTCCTCCTTTTTGGGCAG AAACTGAAGCAGGGATATTCAGACAGATTTTACATGGCAAAATCGATTTTGAATCTGAGCCTTGGCCTAATATTTCCAAAAGTGCGAAGGATCTCATGTGTAAGATGCTTGAGAGGAACCCAAAGAAAAGAATATCTGCCCATGAAGTCCTAT GTCACCCCTGGATTGTGGACGACAGAGTTGCCCCTGATAAACCACTAGATTCTGCGGTTTTGTCCCGCCTCAAGCAGTTCTCAGCAATGAATAAGCTTAAGAAGATGGCTCTTCGA GTTATAGCAGAAAGACTGTCAGAAGAAGAGATTGGTGGATTAAAAGAGTTGTTCAAAATGATCGACACAGATAATAGCGGGACAATAACATTTGAGGAACTTAAAGAGGGATTGAAAAAAGTGGGCTCGGAGCTAATGGAGTCTGAAATCAAGTCCCTTATGGAAGCA GCTGATATAGACAACAGCGGAACAATAGACTACGGTGAATTTCTTGCTGCTACCTTGCACTTAAACAAGATGGAAAGGGAGGAGAATTTGATTGCAGCCTTTTCCTTTTTTGACAAAGATGGTAGTGGATATATTACCGTCGATGAGCTTCAACAGGCTTGCAAGGAGTTTGGTCTAGGTGACGTTCATCTGGATGAAATTGTCAAAGAGATTGATGAAGACAAT GATGGGCGTATCGATTATGGGGAGTTTGCTGCAATGATGAGGAAGGGGGGTGATGGAGGAATTGGGAGGAGCAGAACCATGAGAAACAATTTGAACTTTAACTTGGCTGACGCTTTCGGAATAAAAGATCAGTCTACTTCTACCGGACAATGA